Proteins co-encoded in one Salvia splendens isolate huo1 chromosome 4, SspV2, whole genome shotgun sequence genomic window:
- the LOC121801347 gene encoding erlin-2-B-like isoform X1 yields MDAQQHQRTGIPRPPPPAPGGGGDFSAILTVLGMFLAIAAMVIIPSSSTLKQSFSVLHQVPEGHVGVYWRGGALLDTITSPGFHFKLPLITHFEPIQVTLQTDLVRDIPCGTKGGVMINFEKIEVVNRLSKDYVYDTLLNYGVQYDNTWIYDKIHHEINQFCSAHSLQQVYIDMFDQIDEKMKDSLQADCTRYAPGIEILSVRVTKPKIPESIRRNFEQMEEERTKVLIAIEKQRVSEKEAETQKKIAISEAEKHAHVSKIQMEQKLMEKDSARKQEEISNAMYLAREKSLADADYYRTMKEVEADKLRLTPQYLELKFIEAIANNTKIYFGNKVPNMVLDQRLLGSFLQDVVKRENLEL; encoded by the exons ATGGACGCACAGCAGCATCAGCGAACAGGAATTCCACGGCCGCCGCCGCCTGCTCCCGGCGGAGGCGGGGATTTTTCCGCCATTCTAACTGTTCTAGGAATGTTCCTCGCTATTGCCGCAATG GTTATAATTCCATCATCTTCAACTCTAAAGCAGAGTTTTTCCGTGCTGCATCAAGTCCCTGAGGGCCATGTCGGTGTTTACTGGAGAGGAGGTGCCCTTCTGGATACAATTACCAGTCCAG GATTTCATTTCAAACTACCCCTGATCACACACTTTGAACCCATTCAAGTGACTTTACAGACAGATTTG GTGAGGGACATCCCTTGTGGAACAAAAGGAGGTGTTATGATTAACTTTGAGAAGATCGAA GTTGTAAATCGTCTAAGTAAAGATTATGTATATGATACATTACTCAACTATGGTGTCCAATATGACAATACATGGATATACGATAAGATCCATCATGAGATCAATCAGTTCTGCAGTGCTCATTCACTTCAGCAAGTttacatcgacatgtttgatcAG ATTGATGAAAAAATGAAGGATTCTCTTCAGGCCGACTGTACGCGCTATGCGCCAGGTATTGAAATTCTTAGCGTTCGTGTCACAAAACCTAAGATTCCTGAGAGTATAAGACGGAATTTTGAACAGATGGAGGAGGAGAGAACTAAG GTGTTGATTGCTATTGAGAAACAGAGAGTTTCTGAGAAGGAAGCAGAGACTCAGAAAAAAATTGCTATAAGTGAGGCTGAAAAGCATGCTCATGTAAGTAAGATTCAGATGGAACAGAAATTGATGGAAAAAGACAGTGCAAGGAAGCAAGAAGAAATATCTAATGCCATGTACTTAGCTCGCGAAAAGAGTTTGGCTGATGCTGACTATTACCG CACGATGAAAGAAGTAGAAGCAGACAAGTTGAGGCTCACTCCTCAGTACTTAGAACTTAAATTTATCGAAGCTATTGCCAACAACACCAAGATATATTTTGGCAACAAG GTACCGAACATGGTTCTCGACCAAAGGCTGCTTGGGAGCTTTTTACAAGATGTTGTAAAAAGAGAGAACTTGGAATTGTAA
- the LOC121801347 gene encoding erlin-2-B-like isoform X2 has translation MDAQQHQRTGIPRPPPPAPGGGGDFSAILTVLGMFLAIAAMSFSVLHQVPEGHVGVYWRGGALLDTITSPGFHFKLPLITHFEPIQVTLQTDLVRDIPCGTKGGVMINFEKIEVVNRLSKDYVYDTLLNYGVQYDNTWIYDKIHHEINQFCSAHSLQQVYIDMFDQIDEKMKDSLQADCTRYAPGIEILSVRVTKPKIPESIRRNFEQMEEERTKVLIAIEKQRVSEKEAETQKKIAISEAEKHAHVSKIQMEQKLMEKDSARKQEEISNAMYLAREKSLADADYYRTMKEVEADKLRLTPQYLELKFIEAIANNTKIYFGNKVPNMVLDQRLLGSFLQDVVKRENLEL, from the exons ATGGACGCACAGCAGCATCAGCGAACAGGAATTCCACGGCCGCCGCCGCCTGCTCCCGGCGGAGGCGGGGATTTTTCCGCCATTCTAACTGTTCTAGGAATGTTCCTCGCTATTGCCGCAATG AGTTTTTCCGTGCTGCATCAAGTCCCTGAGGGCCATGTCGGTGTTTACTGGAGAGGAGGTGCCCTTCTGGATACAATTACCAGTCCAG GATTTCATTTCAAACTACCCCTGATCACACACTTTGAACCCATTCAAGTGACTTTACAGACAGATTTG GTGAGGGACATCCCTTGTGGAACAAAAGGAGGTGTTATGATTAACTTTGAGAAGATCGAA GTTGTAAATCGTCTAAGTAAAGATTATGTATATGATACATTACTCAACTATGGTGTCCAATATGACAATACATGGATATACGATAAGATCCATCATGAGATCAATCAGTTCTGCAGTGCTCATTCACTTCAGCAAGTttacatcgacatgtttgatcAG ATTGATGAAAAAATGAAGGATTCTCTTCAGGCCGACTGTACGCGCTATGCGCCAGGTATTGAAATTCTTAGCGTTCGTGTCACAAAACCTAAGATTCCTGAGAGTATAAGACGGAATTTTGAACAGATGGAGGAGGAGAGAACTAAG GTGTTGATTGCTATTGAGAAACAGAGAGTTTCTGAGAAGGAAGCAGAGACTCAGAAAAAAATTGCTATAAGTGAGGCTGAAAAGCATGCTCATGTAAGTAAGATTCAGATGGAACAGAAATTGATGGAAAAAGACAGTGCAAGGAAGCAAGAAGAAATATCTAATGCCATGTACTTAGCTCGCGAAAAGAGTTTGGCTGATGCTGACTATTACCG CACGATGAAAGAAGTAGAAGCAGACAAGTTGAGGCTCACTCCTCAGTACTTAGAACTTAAATTTATCGAAGCTATTGCCAACAACACCAAGATATATTTTGGCAACAAG GTACCGAACATGGTTCTCGACCAAAGGCTGCTTGGGAGCTTTTTACAAGATGTTGTAAAAAGAGAGAACTTGGAATTGTAA
- the LOC121801384 gene encoding PLASMODESMATA CALLOSE-BINDING PROTEIN 3-like yields MAVLAVGLVFFLALAGYSDANYCVCNSGLSDSVLQKSIDYACGNGADCSAIQQNGACFNPNTVKDHCSYAVNSYYQKKGNAPMSCDFQGTATVTPNPPSASSSSCVYPSSASNAGGATPSTTPPAGGTPTTFLPPGGNTTPTAGGSTFPGGTTTPSGIPGSPTTPGFGLAPTGTGVGNGFDSASVKLLASQSSTFMLAAVIFISTLFFPMMC; encoded by the exons ATGGCTGTTTTGGCGGTGGGTTTGGTTTTCTTCTTAGCCTTAGCTGGCTATTCAG ATGCAAATTACTGTGTCTGCAACAGTGGTTTGAGTGACAGTGTTCTTCAGAAAAGTATAGATTATGCTTGTGGAAATGGGGCTGATTGTTCAGCAATTCAACAAAATGGGGCTTGCTTTAACCCTAATACTGTTAAGGATCACTGCAGTTATGCTGTGAATAGCTATTATCAGAAGAAGGGCAATGCCCCAATGAGCTGTGATTTTCAAGGGACTGCCACTGTCACTCCCAATCCTCCCA GTGCATCTTCTTCATCATGTGTTTATCCTTCTAGTGCTAG CAATGCCGGTGGTGCTACTCCATCGACCACCCCTCCCGCTGGAGGAACTCCGACCACTTTCCTACCTCCAGGAGGCAACACCACTCCCACTGCAGGAGGCAGCACTTTCCCGGGCGGGACTACCACCCCAAGTGGTATCCCTGGCTCACCCACGACTCCCGGTTTCGGCCTTGCACCGACAGGGACTGGGGTGGGAAATGGATTCGACAGCGCTAGTGTCAAGCTTCTAGCATCTCAAAGCAGCACATTCATGCTTGCTGCAGTGATCTTCATATCCACCCTCTTTTTCCCAATGATGTGTTGA
- the LOC121798045 gene encoding protein translocase subunit SECA2, chloroplastic-like isoform X2, with the protein MRHFDVQIIGGAVLHDGSIAEMKTGEGKTLVSTLAAYLNALSGEGVHVVTVNDYLAQRDAEWMGRVHRFLGLSVGLIQRDMKNQERRSNYRCDITYTNNTELGFDYLRDNLAGSSEQLVMRWPKPFHFGVVDEVDSVLIDEGRNPLLISGQASQDAVRFPVAARIADLLIRGLHYSVELKDNSVELTEEGILLAETALDTNDLWDENDPWARFVLNALRAKEFYRRDVQYIIRNGKALIINELTGRVEEKRRWSDGIHQAVEAKEGLKIQADSVVVAQITYQSLFKLYPKLSGMTGTAKTEEKEFLKIFQMPVIEVPTNMLSIREDLPIMAFATARGKWNYVRAEIEYMFGLGRPVLVGTTSVENSEHLSALLREIKIPHNILNARPKYAAREAEIVAQAGRKYAITLSTNMAGRGTDIILGGNPKMLAREILEDNLLSTLSDNVPDVEIDSGLTSGQILSKVKVGPSSLGLLAKAVLMSKYVCKSEGKKLSYDEARKIISESIEISQSVGSVELLKLVDEETEMYPLGPCVALAYLSVLKDCESHCSSEGLEVKNLGGLHVIGTSLHESRRIDNQLRGRAGRQGDPGSTRFVVSLQDDMFQKFNFDTEWAVKLISRLTDDDDVPIVGHSIMKQLTNLQVSAEKYFFSIRKNLIEFDEVLEVQRKHVYDLRQLILSGDSDSCSQHIFQYMQAVVSEIILKNVDPTKHPRSWKLGKILKEFVGISSAVLNDSFAGITEENLLYSLTAVHGLSSVDIDEFHLPNLPRPPNSFRGIRMKSSSFKRWLTICSDDSVTDGKFRSSINLLCKYLGDFLIASYLDIIQDSGYNSAYVKEIERAVLVKTLDSFWKDHLVNMNKLNSAVNLRYFGHRNPLEEYKIDGCRFFISMLSATRRVTVESLLRYWSSPMESEELVLR; encoded by the exons ATAATTGGTGGAGCTGTGCTTCATGATGGTTCGATTGCAGAAATGAAAACTGGGGAAGGGAAGACCTTAGTGTCCACTTTAGCAGCTTATCTTAATGCTCTGAGTGGGGAGGGCGTCCATG TGGTTACTGTAAATGATTACCTCGCCCAGCGTGATGCTGAATGGATGGGCCGTGTGCATCGATTCCTAGGCCTCTCAGTTGGACTTATTCAA AGAGACATGAAAAATCAGGAGCGAAGGTCTAATTATAGATGCGACATTACATACACCAATAATACG GAACTTGGTTTTGACTACTTGCGAGATAATCTTGCTGGAAGCAGTGAACAACTTGTAATGAGATG GCCAAAGCCCTTTCATTTTGGTGTAGTAGATGAAGTTGATTCTGTCCTTATTGATGAAGGACGTAATCCTTTGTTGATAAGCGGACAG GCTAGTCAAGATGCTGTACGATTTCCAGTTGCGGCTAGAATAGCTGATTTGCTTATACGTGGTCTG CATTACAGCGTTGAACTTAAGGATAACTCAGTGGAACTTACTGAGGAAGGAATATTACTGGCTGAGACAGCTCTGGATACGAATGACTTATGGGATGAGAATGATCCATGGGCCAG GTTTGTTTTGAATGCATTAAGAGCCAAAGAATTCTACCGGCGAGATGTTCAATACATAATTCGAAATGGAAAGGCTCTTATAATCAATGAG TTGACTGGTAGAGTGGAAGAGAAAAGGCGGTGGTCTGACGGCATTCATCAGGCAGTGGAGGCCAAAGAAGGACTGAAAATCCAG GCTGATTCTGTTGTTGTGGCCCAAATCACTTACCAATCATTGTTCAAGTTATACCCCAAGCTCTCAGGGATGACTGGGACTGCAAAAACTGAG GAGAAGGAATTCTTGAAAATTTTCCAAATGCCAGTTATTGAGGTTCCTACgaatatgttgagtattcgagAAGATCTACCCATCATGGCCTTTGCA ACTGCTCGAGGGAAATGGAATTATGTTCGTGCTGAAATTGAGTACATGTTTGGGCTAGGCCGGCCGGTGTTGGTTGGGACAACCAG TGTTGAAAATTCTGAGCACCTTTCTGCTTTACTGAGGGAGATAAAAATCCCCCATAACATCCTTAATGCTCGACCAAAG TATGCTGCTAGAGAAGCTGAGATTGTTGCCCAGGCTGGTCGAAAATATGCAATCACTCTATCAACAAATATGGCTGGCAGGGGCACTGATATTATCCTAGGGGGAAATCCTAAG ATGCTCGCAAGAGAAATTTTGGAGGACAATTTACTTTCGACTCTCTCAGACAATGTTCCTGATGTTGAAATTGACTCGGGGCTAACTTCTGGACAG ATCTTATCTAAGGTGAAGGTTGGACCATCATCTTTGGGCTTGCTAGCTAAGGCTGTTCTTATGT CTAAATATGTTTGCAAAAGTGAGGGTAAGAAGTTGAGTTACGATGAGGcaagaaaaataatttctgAGTCCATCGAGATAAGCCAGTCAGTGGGATCAGTGGAGTTGCTGAAGCTTGTAGATGAGGAGACAGAGATGTACCCTCTTGGCCCATGTGTAGCACTTGCTTATCTATCAGTTCTAAAGGACTGTGAATCTCACTGTTCTTCTGAAGGGTTAGAGGTGAAAAATCTTGGAGGTCTTCATGTGATAGGAACTTCTCTGCACGAGTCTAGGCGGATTGATAACCAG CTCCGAGGCAGAGCAGGGAGGCAGGGGGATCCTGGATCAACACGGTTTGTAGTGAG CTTACAGGATGATATGTTTCAGAAGTTCAATTTCGACACTGAGTGGGCAGTAAAGCTTATATCTAGACTCacagatgatgatgatgtccCGATAGTTGGTCACTCAATCATGAAACAG CTTACAAATCTGCAAGTTAGTGCCGAAAAGTACTTCTTTAGTATAAGGAAGAACCTAATTGAGTTTGATGAAGTTTTAGAG GTGCAAAGAAAGCATGTGTATGATCTCCGCCAACTAATATTATCAGGCGATTCCGACAGTTGCTCACAGCATATTTTCCA GTACATGCAAGCAGTGGTATCTGAAATTATTTTAAAGAATGTGGATCCTACAAAG CATCCAAGAAGCTGGAAGTTGGGCAAAATTTTAAAGGAATTTGTTGGAATTTCTAGCGCTGTGTTAAATG ACTCATTTGCAGGAATTACTGAGGAAAATTTGCTGTATTCACTCACAGCAGTTCATGGGTTGAGTTCTGTGGACATTGATGAGTTTCACCTCCCAAACTTGCCTAGACCTCCGAATTCCTTTAGAGGCATTCGCATGAAGAGCTCATCGTTTAAACGGTGGCTAACAATATGCTCTGATGATTCAGTAAC AGATGGGAAATTCAGATCATCCATCAACCTTCTTTGCAAGTACCTTGGGGACTTTCTGATTGCTTCATATCTAGACATTATTCAAGACTCGGGCTATAACAGCGCTTACGTAAAGGAAATTGAG AGGGCAGTTCTTGTGAAAACTCTCGATTCCTTCTGGAAGGATCATCTCGTGAACATGAATAAACTGAATTCAGCG GTGAACTTGAGATATTTCGGGCACAGGAATCCACTTGAGGAGTACAAAATCGATGGCTGtcgattttttatttcgatGCTTAGTGCCACGAGGAGGGTGACTGTGGAATCTCTCTTACGGTATTGGTCATCTCCTATGGAGTCTGAAGAATTAGTTCTCCGCTAA